The following are from one region of the Palaeococcus ferrophilus DSM 13482 genome:
- a CDS encoding nucleotide-binding protein translates to MGKVKAIKVRDRDGETFLMCPRCGMLFKRSKDYTKHVNKAHAHLFKVGSP, encoded by the coding sequence GTGGGGAAGGTGAAGGCCATCAAGGTTAGGGACAGGGATGGTGAGACCTTCCTCATGTGCCCGAGATGCGGGATGCTCTTCAAGCGCTCCAAGGACTACACGAAGCACGTGAACAAGGCCCACGCCCACCTCTTTAAGGTTGGCTCACCCTGA
- a CDS encoding metal-dependent hydrolase gives MVRVRFLGHAAFEIAGSKKILIDPFLTGNPKAAAKPEELDADLILVTHAHGDHIGDAVAIAQRTGAKIVAIYDIANYLVENNEGITTIGMNYGPTEVDGVKIVQVPAWHSSSDGKYSIGNPCGYIVEMDGVKIYHAGDTFVFSDMALFNELYGPIDVALLPIGGHFTMGPKEAAKAVELLKPRKVVPMHYGTFPPIEKDPEEFKRLVGEKAEVVILNPGDVLEL, from the coding sequence TCTGGGACATGCAGCCTTCGAGATAGCAGGGAGCAAGAAGATACTCATAGACCCCTTCCTCACGGGCAACCCAAAGGCCGCGGCAAAGCCCGAGGAGCTTGACGCAGATTTAATACTCGTTACCCACGCCCACGGCGACCACATAGGAGACGCCGTCGCCATAGCCCAGAGGACTGGCGCGAAGATAGTTGCCATATACGATATCGCCAACTACCTCGTCGAGAACAACGAGGGGATAACGACCATCGGCATGAACTACGGTCCGACGGAGGTGGATGGTGTCAAAATCGTCCAGGTTCCCGCCTGGCACTCCAGCAGCGACGGCAAGTACAGCATAGGGAACCCCTGCGGCTACATCGTCGAGATGGACGGCGTCAAGATATACCACGCCGGGGACACCTTCGTGTTCTCCGATATGGCCCTCTTCAACGAGCTCTACGGGCCGATTGACGTCGCACTCCTCCCGATAGGCGGCCACTTCACGATGGGGCCGAAGGAGGCGGCAAAGGCAGTTGAACTCCTCAAGCCGAGAAAAGTGGTTCCCATGCACTACGGAACCTTCCCGCCGATAGAGAAGGACCCCGAGGAGTTCAAGAGGCTCGTGGGGGAGAAGGCGGAGGTTGTAATACTCAACCCGGGGGACGTCCTTGAGCTTTGA
- a CDS encoding metal-dependent transcriptional regulator — translation MDISKREEEYLEAMYRLYKRKGIIRVKDIARMLKVRPPSVVDALKKLADKGLVEYEKYDRIMLTEAGEKIAEETFQKHVLLTEFFTNILGIPPEIAEEDACQFEHYVHEVTAQRIKEFAQYIQEQCPYVIKQFLKEHREE, via the coding sequence TTGGACATCAGCAAGAGGGAGGAGGAGTATCTCGAGGCGATGTATCGCCTCTACAAGAGAAAAGGGATAATACGCGTCAAGGACATAGCCAGGATGCTTAAAGTACGCCCTCCGAGTGTTGTTGACGCGCTCAAGAAGCTGGCCGATAAGGGGCTCGTGGAGTACGAGAAGTACGACAGGATTATGCTCACCGAAGCGGGCGAAAAGATCGCTGAGGAGACGTTCCAGAAGCACGTCCTATTAACGGAGTTCTTCACCAACATACTCGGGATCCCCCCGGAGATAGCCGAAGAAGATGCCTGCCAGTTCGAGCACTACGTGCACGAGGTAACGGCGCAGAGGATAAAGGAGTTCGCCCAGTACATCCAGGAGCAGTGCCCCTACGTGATAAAGCAGTTCCTCAAGGAGCATAGGGAAGAATAA
- a CDS encoding cell wall-binding repeat-containing protein has translation MRRWIFGVLLLLMLAVPVMAGPRNVHYDVIIVRNDNLIDYITALPYSSAFNIPIVPVNPTGLDDQTRAQLYSFVQLGWKEALIVGNANAVSVEVENELMDLGFNVKRVGGDYRTETAERLATHFYDSADLVVLASSSDYGAALVAAKFAMEYQDPMLLTLENDLSEPAEKALKELNAKQVLIVGPGISPTVKEKLEAEGYSVFWYAKNIDVLPPKPVEPEKNPYKYLLIGALLSLALALPVVVYYGKKKWSSNVVPVEVLTEKERIVVEAILKAGGVVKQEDLPEMTGYSRPTISRIIQELEKKQLVSREKVGKTFTVKLIKEIRI, from the coding sequence TTGAGGAGATGGATTTTTGGAGTGCTGTTGCTGCTGATGCTCGCCGTGCCCGTGATGGCCGGCCCGCGCAACGTTCACTACGATGTGATAATCGTAAGGAACGATAACCTTATTGATTACATAACGGCCCTTCCCTATTCTTCCGCCTTTAACATCCCCATCGTCCCCGTGAACCCCACGGGACTCGACGACCAGACCCGTGCCCAGCTCTACTCCTTCGTCCAGCTGGGGTGGAAGGAGGCCCTCATAGTGGGCAACGCGAACGCGGTGAGCGTTGAGGTTGAGAACGAATTGATGGACCTGGGTTTCAACGTAAAGCGGGTTGGGGGTGACTACCGTACCGAAACCGCCGAGAGGCTCGCCACTCACTTTTACGATAGCGCCGACCTCGTAGTGCTTGCGAGCTCGAGCGATTACGGCGCGGCACTGGTGGCGGCAAAGTTCGCGATGGAGTACCAGGACCCAATGCTCCTCACGCTCGAAAACGACCTCTCCGAGCCTGCGGAGAAGGCCCTTAAGGAGCTCAACGCCAAGCAGGTCCTCATAGTGGGCCCCGGGATATCCCCGACCGTCAAGGAGAAGCTCGAGGCGGAGGGCTACTCCGTATTCTGGTACGCCAAGAACATAGACGTCCTCCCGCCCAAGCCCGTTGAGCCGGAGAAGAATCCCTACAAGTACCTCCTAATCGGTGCGCTGCTCTCTCTGGCCCTCGCCCTCCCTGTGGTGGTGTACTACGGAAAGAAGAAGTGGAGCTCGAACGTAGTCCCCGTGGAGGTTCTCACGGAGAAGGAGAGGATCGTCGTGGAGGCGATCCTCAAGGCAGGGGGGGTCGTCAAGCAGGAGGACCTTCCGGAGATGACCGGCTACTCCCGTCCAACGATAAGCAGGATTATCCAGGAGCTCGAGAAGAAGCAGCTGGTATCGAGGGAGAAGGTGGGGAAAACCTTCACGGTTAAGCTCATAAAGGAGATAAGGATTTGA
- a CDS encoding DEAD/DEAH box helicase has protein sequence MSFEKLGLSENTLHAIRRKGFDSPTHIQREVIPRLLNGDGHLIGQSQTGTGKTASFALPLIEKIEEDMGLQAIILTPTRELAVQVAEEIKSLRGRKRIRVATVYGGVSIGPQIRAIESAHVVVGTPGRVLDHLERGTLRLEGIDYFILDEADRMLDMGFIDDIERIMRHTGEDKRVLMFSATVPREILRLARRYLGDYELVKTTREMLAPETLEQEYYEVPHSKRFNLLTKIIDEEDFYGIVFCQTKRETRELAEKLYRKGYRAAALNGDMPQRARERTLQRFREGRVRVLVATDVAARGIDVKNTTHVLNYSIPQNPEAYVHRIGRTGRAGRKGKAITFIMPGEGRRIRYISNIAGVRIEKRKTPPLRPSY, from the coding sequence ATGAGTTTTGAAAAATTGGGACTTTCGGAAAACACTTTACACGCTATTAGAAGGAAGGGCTTTGATTCTCCCACCCACATCCAGAGGGAGGTAATTCCAAGACTCCTCAACGGCGATGGGCACCTCATCGGCCAGTCGCAGACGGGGACAGGGAAGACAGCGTCATTTGCCCTCCCCCTCATCGAGAAGATTGAGGAAGATATGGGTCTTCAGGCAATAATACTCACCCCCACGCGCGAGCTCGCCGTCCAGGTGGCGGAAGAAATCAAGAGCCTCCGCGGGAGGAAGAGGATCAGGGTCGCCACCGTCTACGGCGGGGTTTCAATAGGTCCCCAGATAAGGGCGATAGAGAGTGCCCACGTTGTGGTGGGGACGCCGGGAAGGGTGCTCGACCACCTGGAGAGGGGCACGCTGAGGCTGGAGGGAATAGACTACTTCATCCTCGATGAAGCTGACAGGATGCTCGACATGGGATTCATAGACGACATCGAGAGGATAATGCGCCACACGGGCGAGGACAAGCGCGTCCTCATGTTCTCTGCCACGGTTCCGAGGGAGATACTCAGGCTGGCGAGGCGCTACCTTGGCGATTACGAGCTCGTTAAGACCACGCGGGAGATGCTGGCACCTGAGACCCTCGAGCAGGAGTACTACGAGGTTCCCCACTCCAAGCGCTTCAACCTGCTCACAAAGATAATAGACGAGGAGGACTTCTACGGGATAGTCTTCTGCCAGACAAAGAGGGAAACGAGGGAGCTCGCGGAGAAGCTCTACAGGAAAGGGTACCGGGCTGCCGCTCTAAACGGGGATATGCCCCAGAGGGCCAGGGAGAGGACGCTCCAGAGGTTTCGCGAGGGCCGCGTGAGGGTTCTGGTCGCGACGGACGTGGCAGCAAGGGGCATAGACGTTAAGAACACCACCCACGTGCTCAACTACTCAATCCCCCAGAACCCAGAGGCCTACGTCCACAGGATAGGGCGCACCGGAAGGGCCGGGAGGAAGGGGAAGGCCATAACCTTCATCATGCCCGGAGAAGGGAGAAGGATACGCTACATTTCCAATATCGCCGGGGTTAGGATAGAGAAACGCAAGACCCCGCCGCTCAGACCCTCTTATTGA